A stretch of the Corythoichthys intestinalis isolate RoL2023-P3 chromosome 22, ASM3026506v1, whole genome shotgun sequence genome encodes the following:
- the LOC130910521 gene encoding major histocompatibility complex class I-related gene protein-like isoform X2 codes for MKTNNMKVLTLLLVVWNVEDTSAARHSLKYYLTATSGLQNFPEFVGSAELDGVRIGYCDSNIQSAEPKQEWMKELVRDEPEHLDWYKFKCSGNQQVFRNNLKALTQRLNRSGSSHVLQRMNGCEINDETGEVEGFNQYAYDGEDFIVLDLETLTWTAPSPQAFTTKLLWDTQSERLEYNKYYYIHKCPQWLRKYVHYGRSVLQRKELPSMSLLQKTPSSMVRCHATGFYPDLAMMFWRRGGEELHENVEHGEILPNHDGTFQMSVNVNVSAVPQDQWAEYECVFQLDGVKEELVVKLDKDAIRTNWIPPPEFPTGVVIACAIGALLVLLAVGVGLHIWRRRVDSGFQAVDSLDILQPQA; via the exons ATGAAGACCAACAACATGAAGGTTTTGACGTTGCTGCTCGTCGTCTGGAATGTGGAGGATACATCTGCTG CACGACATTCCCTGAAATACTACCTCACCGCAACTTCCGGGTTGCAAAACTTCCCCGAATTTGTGGGTAGCGCCGAGCTGGACGGTGTCCGGATTGGCTACTGCGACAGTAACATCCAGTCTGCGGAGCCTAAACAAGAATGGATGAAGGAGCTGGTGCGGGATGAGCCGGAGCACCTGGACTGGTACAAGTTCAAGTGCTCCGGCAACCAGCAGGTCTTCAGGAACAATCTCAAAGCTTTGACTCAACGGCTGAACCGTTCTGGAA GCAGCCATGTTTTACAGCGAATGAACGGCTGCGAAATCAATGATGAGACTGGTGAGGTGGAAGGCTTTAATCAGTACGCATATGATGGGGAAGACTTCATCGTGTTGGACCTGGAGACCCTGACGTGGACAGCGCCCTCCCCGCAGGCTTTCACGACCAAGCTTCTTTGGGACACGCAATCCGAGAGACTGGAATACAACAAGTACTACTACATCCACAAGTGCCCTCAGTGGCTGAGGAAGTACGTGCATTACGGCAGGAGCGTCCTACAGAGAAAAG AGCTTCCTTCAATGTCTCTCCTCCAGAAGACACCCTCGTCAATGGTCCGTTGCCACGCCACAGGTTTCTACCCCGATCTAGCTATGATGTTCTGGAGGAGAGGTGGCGAAGAGCTCCATGAGAACGTGGAACACGGCGAGATCCTGCCCAACCATGACGGAACCTTCCAAATGAGCGTTAACGTCAACGTATCAGCGGTGCCGCAGGATCAGTGGGCGGAGTATGAATGTGTGTTCCAGCTCGACGGTGTCAAGGAGGAGCTGGTTGTCAAGTTGGATAAAGATGCCATCAGAACCAACTGGA TTCCTCCACCAGAGTTTCCGACTGGTGTGGTCATTGCGTGCGCCATTGGGGCGCTGCTGGTCCTTCTGGCGGTGGGAGTAGGACTACACATCTGGAGAAGAAGGGTTGACAGTG GATTCCAGGCTGTTGACA GTCTGGATATTTTACAACCCCAAGCTTAG
- the LOC130910521 gene encoding major histocompatibility complex class I-related gene protein-like isoform X1 yields the protein MKTNNMKVLTLLLVVWNVEDTSAARHSLKYYLTATSGLQNFPEFVGSAELDGVRIGYCDSNIQSAEPKQEWMKELVRDEPEHLDWYKFKCSGNQQVFRNNLKALTQRLNRSGSSHVLQRMNGCEINDETGEVEGFNQYAYDGEDFIVLDLETLTWTAPSPQAFTTKLLWDTQSERLEYNKYYYIHKCPQWLRKYVHYGRSVLQRKELPSMSLLQKTPSSMVRCHATGFYPDLAMMFWRRGGEELHENVEHGEILPNHDGTFQMSVNVNVSAVPQDQWAEYECVFQLDGVKEELVVKLDKDAIRTNWIPPPEFPTGVVIACAIGALLVLLAVGVGLHIWRRRVDSGFQAVDTGLDILQPQA from the exons ATGAAGACCAACAACATGAAGGTTTTGACGTTGCTGCTCGTCGTCTGGAATGTGGAGGATACATCTGCTG CACGACATTCCCTGAAATACTACCTCACCGCAACTTCCGGGTTGCAAAACTTCCCCGAATTTGTGGGTAGCGCCGAGCTGGACGGTGTCCGGATTGGCTACTGCGACAGTAACATCCAGTCTGCGGAGCCTAAACAAGAATGGATGAAGGAGCTGGTGCGGGATGAGCCGGAGCACCTGGACTGGTACAAGTTCAAGTGCTCCGGCAACCAGCAGGTCTTCAGGAACAATCTCAAAGCTTTGACTCAACGGCTGAACCGTTCTGGAA GCAGCCATGTTTTACAGCGAATGAACGGCTGCGAAATCAATGATGAGACTGGTGAGGTGGAAGGCTTTAATCAGTACGCATATGATGGGGAAGACTTCATCGTGTTGGACCTGGAGACCCTGACGTGGACAGCGCCCTCCCCGCAGGCTTTCACGACCAAGCTTCTTTGGGACACGCAATCCGAGAGACTGGAATACAACAAGTACTACTACATCCACAAGTGCCCTCAGTGGCTGAGGAAGTACGTGCATTACGGCAGGAGCGTCCTACAGAGAAAAG AGCTTCCTTCAATGTCTCTCCTCCAGAAGACACCCTCGTCAATGGTCCGTTGCCACGCCACAGGTTTCTACCCCGATCTAGCTATGATGTTCTGGAGGAGAGGTGGCGAAGAGCTCCATGAGAACGTGGAACACGGCGAGATCCTGCCCAACCATGACGGAACCTTCCAAATGAGCGTTAACGTCAACGTATCAGCGGTGCCGCAGGATCAGTGGGCGGAGTATGAATGTGTGTTCCAGCTCGACGGTGTCAAGGAGGAGCTGGTTGTCAAGTTGGATAAAGATGCCATCAGAACCAACTGGA TTCCTCCACCAGAGTTTCCGACTGGTGTGGTCATTGCGTGCGCCATTGGGGCGCTGCTGGTCCTTCTGGCGGTGGGAGTAGGACTACACATCTGGAGAAGAAGGGTTGACAGTG GATTCCAGGCTGTTGACA CAGGTCTGGATATTTTACAACCCCAAGCTTAG